Proteins encoded within one genomic window of Dyadobacter chenhuakuii:
- a CDS encoding SusC/RagA family TonB-linked outer membrane protein — protein sequence MKKLLLPIVHVVIAGSLVFSAFSPAGAAGAKRHDSNMEAGTQAPKIRVTGRVLDDNGDPLLGVTVIEKGNSSRGAVTDVNGEFVIEAAAGATLVFSFVGFLAHEVVISDEKPLNIQLKQDAMMLDEVVAVGYQTLRKSDLTGAVSSVKAKELNLTTPTIGQALVGKVAGVQISQVSGAPYVGTKIRVRGVGSINASSDPLYVVDGYPAGNDVFINPNDIESIDILKDAASAAIYGSRAAGGVVLITTKRGKEGKGKLEYDYQFGVHQLAKKVDMLNSSDFAQLLIDGRNNTYRDLMVSGGKQWNDAMFSDDNATRIKNLGGSAGSVSIPNDIYDFANQRVITPKYNTDWQDELYRNAPVSRHNISFSGGQKGLRYALSGGHLTQQGVILSTKQERTNFRANIDADVNKKVKVGANLAFTYNTNREVQEGRFNQGPILGALVYMPIFKAYNEDGSLAKNEAAALSSGFGLQSIENPVALATETHINRTGQRGTYNGFATFEIVKDLNFKVNLGLQTYSEKYEFYRPTSLSEGANPPGSPQAIAAANAVARTVNFMDKLAEFTLNYKKAWGKHSFDGLVGYTAQQNNRDVISVTARGFQNDRIEEITGKGADAIYFGLNTGNPEGDGTGKTDWTLLSYLARAVYNFDNKYYLTASFRTDGSSRFGPNNRWGSFPSVSAGWNISNEPFYNDLLGKASTMKLRASWGLSGNNNIGNYNFLQTMAAPGGVVFGNGSVNTALWAEGIKDQDLGWESTSQYNVGLDLGLFEDRLSIIANYYLSRSYNLLFNQPLSAISGSSTILTNLKNSKVQNTGFDIQADARVISKRDFNLNITGNFSVNRNKVLDMGGANTILSTGAERSYITHITQQGQPIGMFYGFKVKGMVREADMENLEADNAAYNASTQKFPAGYVLKGPARSTASTNPLRPGDLYFEDINGDGVVNDADKQVIGTPHPKFTYGFAISASYKNFDFSSSFNGIYGNQVLDGQDYYIFNMEGSGNQYSKVLNRYRSEAQPGDGKIYRAARGGTQSNSTRLSTFYLQDGSFLRCTNLTLAYNFPQIAQISKNAISNLRIYVGVDNAFTLTKYLGYNPEVDYNNGSNLTPGVDYGKYPLARAYNIGARITF from the coding sequence ATGAAAAAACTACTTTTACCCATTGTCCATGTGGTAATTGCTGGTTCTCTGGTTTTCAGTGCATTCAGCCCCGCAGGGGCGGCCGGAGCAAAGCGCCATGACTCCAACATGGAAGCCGGGACCCAGGCCCCGAAAATCCGGGTGACTGGCCGTGTGCTTGACGACAACGGAGATCCTTTGCTGGGTGTTACGGTGATTGAAAAGGGAAACAGCAGCCGCGGTGCGGTTACGGATGTGAACGGAGAATTTGTAATCGAGGCCGCTGCGGGTGCTACCCTGGTGTTTTCGTTCGTCGGGTTCCTTGCGCATGAAGTGGTGATATCTGATGAAAAACCACTCAATATACAATTGAAGCAAGATGCAATGATGCTCGATGAGGTTGTGGCGGTGGGTTACCAGACGCTCAGAAAAAGCGATCTGACAGGTGCAGTTTCGAGTGTAAAAGCAAAAGAATTGAACCTGACTACGCCTACCATAGGCCAGGCTTTGGTCGGGAAAGTGGCTGGTGTGCAGATTTCGCAAGTGAGCGGTGCGCCCTACGTCGGCACTAAAATCCGTGTACGGGGCGTCGGCTCTATCAATGCGAGTTCAGATCCGCTTTATGTTGTTGATGGCTATCCTGCTGGTAATGATGTATTTATCAATCCCAATGACATTGAATCGATTGATATTCTGAAAGATGCTGCGTCCGCAGCCATTTACGGCTCGCGTGCAGCAGGCGGCGTTGTCCTGATCACAACGAAGCGCGGGAAGGAAGGCAAAGGGAAGCTGGAATATGACTACCAGTTCGGAGTGCATCAGCTGGCCAAGAAAGTGGATATGCTCAATTCGTCGGATTTCGCCCAATTGCTGATCGACGGTCGTAACAACACTTACCGTGACCTGATGGTGAGCGGAGGCAAGCAATGGAACGATGCGATGTTTTCGGACGACAATGCAACCCGGATCAAGAACCTGGGCGGCAGTGCAGGGTCGGTAAGTATCCCAAACGACATTTATGATTTTGCAAACCAGCGGGTGATCACACCTAAATATAACACCGACTGGCAGGATGAACTTTACCGCAATGCGCCGGTAAGCCGTCATAACATCAGTTTCAGCGGTGGGCAAAAAGGACTTCGCTATGCGCTTAGCGGCGGGCACCTTACCCAGCAAGGCGTTATCCTGAGCACCAAGCAGGAACGTACCAATTTCCGGGCGAACATCGATGCCGATGTCAACAAGAAGGTGAAAGTCGGCGCTAACCTGGCATTTACCTATAATACCAACCGCGAAGTGCAGGAAGGGCGCTTCAACCAGGGACCGATACTGGGCGCGCTGGTTTATATGCCGATTTTCAAAGCTTATAATGAAGACGGCTCTCTGGCCAAGAACGAGGCGGCGGCACTGAGCTCGGGGTTTGGTTTGCAATCCATTGAAAACCCGGTGGCACTAGCCACGGAAACGCACATTAATAGAACCGGTCAGCGTGGGACATACAATGGTTTTGCAACGTTTGAGATCGTCAAGGACCTGAATTTCAAGGTTAACCTGGGCTTGCAGACTTACAGCGAAAAATACGAATTCTACCGCCCCACCAGCCTCAGCGAGGGTGCCAACCCGCCGGGATCGCCACAGGCCATTGCGGCAGCAAATGCTGTGGCGCGCACGGTAAACTTCATGGATAAGCTTGCCGAATTTACCCTTAATTACAAAAAAGCATGGGGCAAGCACAGCTTCGACGGACTGGTAGGTTATACTGCGCAGCAGAACAACCGTGATGTGATTTCGGTTACAGCACGCGGATTCCAGAATGACCGGATCGAGGAGATTACCGGGAAAGGCGCAGATGCCATTTACTTTGGCCTCAACACGGGTAATCCCGAAGGCGATGGCACCGGTAAAACCGACTGGACGCTGCTCTCCTATCTGGCCCGCGCCGTTTACAATTTTGACAACAAATATTACCTGACGGCATCATTCCGCACCGACGGATCGTCGCGTTTCGGTCCTAATAACCGCTGGGGAAGCTTCCCATCTGTTTCGGCAGGCTGGAACATTTCGAATGAGCCGTTTTACAATGATCTGCTGGGCAAAGCCTCCACTATGAAATTGCGCGCAAGCTGGGGACTGAGCGGGAATAACAACATTGGTAACTATAACTTCCTGCAAACAATGGCCGCTCCGGGCGGCGTGGTTTTCGGGAACGGATCGGTGAATACTGCATTGTGGGCGGAGGGAATCAAGGACCAGGATCTGGGCTGGGAATCTACTTCGCAATACAATGTGGGGCTGGACCTGGGATTGTTTGAAGACAGGCTTTCCATCATTGCCAACTACTATCTGAGCCGCTCTTACAACCTGCTTTTCAACCAGCCGCTGTCAGCGATTTCGGGCTCGTCGACCATTCTGACAAACCTGAAAAACTCGAAAGTGCAGAACACCGGGTTTGATATCCAGGCCGACGCACGCGTGATTTCGAAACGTGATTTTAACCTGAACATCACCGGTAATTTTTCGGTAAACCGCAACAAGGTCCTTGATATGGGAGGTGCTAATACGATCCTGTCGACAGGCGCTGAGCGTTCCTATATAACGCATATTACACAGCAGGGACAACCCATCGGTATGTTTTATGGGTTCAAAGTAAAAGGCATGGTTCGCGAAGCGGATATGGAGAACCTGGAAGCGGATAATGCTGCTTACAATGCATCCACCCAAAAATTCCCAGCCGGTTATGTGTTGAAAGGCCCTGCGCGTTCAACGGCTTCTACAAACCCGCTGCGTCCGGGTGATCTTTATTTCGAAGATATCAATGGTGACGGGGTTGTGAATGATGCGGATAAGCAGGTGATCGGCACACCGCATCCGAAATTCACTTACGGATTTGCTATTTCGGCCAGCTACAAAAATTTCGATTTCAGCTCGTCGTTCAACGGGATCTACGGCAACCAGGTGCTGGACGGACAGGATTATTACATTTTCAATATGGAAGGTTCGGGTAACCAGTATTCTAAAGTACTGAACCGTTACCGTTCCGAAGCTCAGCCGGGGGATGGAAAAATTTATCGCGCTGCACGCGGAGGCACGCAAAGCAACAGCACGCGGTTATCGACATTCTACCTGCAGGATGGTTCTTTCCTGAGATGTACGAACCTGACATTGGCCTACAATTTCCCTCAGATTGCCCAGATCAGCAAAAATGCGATCAGTAACCTGCGGATTTACGTTGGAGTAGACAATGCATTTACCCTGACCAAATATCTCGGCTATAACCCGGAAGTTGATTACAACAATGGTTCGAACCTGACGCCGGGTGTCGATTATGGTAAATATCCACTTGCCCGCGCCTATAACATTGGTGCCCGTATCACATTTTAA
- a CDS encoding RagB/SusD family nutrient uptake outer membrane protein: MFDTKYKFSHILTALALCVLTSCSTDFIDLENPNAVSNASFYQSPGEVEAAVNGIYQSLRNGNGIGETSALYSEERSDNTGRNDNQSNAGEPFQFNDFSLLPSNTYLKSHWLALYQTITRSNQVLEGIEKVNFTDNDLKEKYKAEAKFMRALIYFHLVRRWGDVPLITRPLTFAEVQASTFREKQDIVYQQIVTDLTDAVNSTLPNAQTTATKGKVTKAAANALLGQVYLTMATTLAPANRTENLNKAKNHLTTCYELRTFGTLKEIPYADVFDVAKKSTVPEIIFQVVNKQGDINFSSAIARNNQAKGETINSLINSTGAGGNVTPDLVLDYEEADVRKDFNIKFANDPIVRDYFITKFRDASPAATNQGFGGNDWILIRYADVILMLAEVNMYLGNEPAAIGFLDQVRERAGLPLYAASIRNTAYRAKYPTLKLAILHERRAELAFENHRWFDLLRFFSTDELVAYFKAKSQDNFGLAKLSNFGPKDRYYPIPFDEYKLDPTKMYQNPGY; this comes from the coding sequence ATGTTTGACACAAAATATAAATTTTCCCATATCCTTACTGCGCTCGCACTTTGCGTGCTAACCTCCTGCTCCACTGATTTTATTGACCTTGAAAATCCCAATGCGGTTTCCAATGCATCATTCTACCAGTCTCCCGGCGAAGTGGAAGCGGCCGTGAATGGCATTTATCAGTCGTTGCGCAATGGGAACGGAATCGGCGAAACGAGCGCGCTTTACAGCGAAGAACGATCGGACAATACCGGCCGGAATGACAACCAGTCCAACGCGGGTGAGCCGTTCCAGTTCAATGATTTTTCACTTTTGCCCAGCAACACTTACCTTAAAAGCCACTGGCTGGCATTATACCAGACCATTACGCGCTCGAACCAGGTTTTGGAGGGGATTGAAAAAGTAAATTTCACGGACAATGACCTGAAAGAAAAATACAAGGCAGAAGCCAAATTCATGCGTGCGCTCATCTACTTCCACCTGGTGCGGAGATGGGGCGACGTGCCATTGATCACCCGCCCATTGACATTTGCCGAAGTGCAGGCAAGCACGTTCCGGGAGAAGCAGGATATAGTGTACCAACAGATTGTCACAGACTTAACCGACGCCGTCAACAGCACATTACCTAATGCCCAGACAACTGCTACCAAAGGAAAAGTGACCAAAGCTGCGGCGAATGCATTACTCGGACAGGTTTATCTGACCATGGCGACCACACTGGCCCCGGCAAACCGGACCGAGAACCTGAACAAAGCAAAAAACCATCTGACCACATGCTATGAGCTGCGCACTTTCGGGACATTGAAGGAGATCCCTTATGCGGATGTTTTCGATGTAGCCAAAAAATCCACGGTGCCTGAAATCATTTTCCAGGTGGTTAACAAGCAGGGCGACATTAACTTTTCTTCTGCCATTGCGCGGAATAATCAGGCAAAAGGCGAAACGATCAACTCATTGATCAACTCAACCGGGGCTGGTGGCAATGTTACGCCTGATCTTGTGTTGGATTATGAGGAAGCGGATGTTAGAAAGGATTTCAACATCAAATTTGCCAACGACCCCATCGTACGCGATTATTTCATTACCAAATTCCGGGACGCCAGTCCGGCTGCAACCAACCAGGGTTTTGGAGGAAATGACTGGATTTTGATTCGTTATGCTGATGTGATTTTAATGCTGGCGGAAGTCAATATGTATCTCGGCAATGAACCCGCCGCCATCGGCTTTCTGGATCAGGTAAGGGAACGCGCCGGGCTGCCATTATACGCGGCATCGATCCGTAATACTGCTTACCGCGCCAAATACCCGACATTGAAACTGGCAATCCTTCACGAGCGCCGTGCGGAGCTGGCATTTGAAAACCACCGCTGGTTTGACCTGCTGCGTTTCTTCTCAACCGATGAGCTGGTTGCGTATTTCAAGGCCAAAAGCCAGGATAATTTTGGTCTTGCCAAACTATCGAACTTTGGGCCCAAAGACCGCTACTACCCGATCCCATTTGACGAATACAAACTGGACCCAACCAAAATGTACCAGAACCCGGGGTATTGA
- a CDS encoding phytase, whose protein sequence is MKGFIILLFGCGCVLTSCGEKKQLHADQAAAAEDTLAVIKPRYITDTVAHDTDDPAVWINAADPAASLIIGTDKDQNGGLYVFDLKGKMLKDKTVHGLQRPDNVDIEYGLMLNGKKTDIAVTTERFTHKLRIYALPDMKPLDGGGIAVFEGQQGENHRDLMGIALYKNVSGKIYAIVGRKSGPTDGTYLWQYLLEDNGKGIVKATLVRKFGAYSGLKEIEAIAVDDKLGYVYYSDEGKGVRKYYADPEKGNAELALFATTGFTEDHEGISIYALTDSTGYILVSDQGANSFQIFPREGDADDANKHTLLKKITVLANKSDGSETVSVPLNADFPKGLFVVMSDDKTFHLYRWEDIAGSTLLKIK, encoded by the coding sequence GTGAAAGGATTTATCATTTTACTTTTTGGCTGCGGCTGCGTACTAACTTCCTGCGGTGAAAAAAAACAACTTCATGCCGATCAGGCAGCAGCTGCGGAGGACACGCTTGCCGTCATCAAGCCGCGCTATATAACAGACACCGTTGCGCATGACACCGACGATCCGGCTGTATGGATCAACGCGGCAGATCCCGCGGCGAGCCTCATCATTGGAACAGATAAAGACCAGAATGGCGGCTTGTATGTGTTTGACCTGAAAGGCAAAATGCTGAAAGACAAGACTGTACACGGCTTGCAGCGCCCCGATAATGTGGACATCGAGTATGGATTGATGCTCAACGGCAAGAAAACCGACATCGCTGTCACCACCGAACGTTTCACCCATAAGCTCCGGATTTATGCTTTACCAGATATGAAACCCTTGGATGGAGGCGGCATAGCAGTCTTTGAGGGACAGCAGGGTGAAAACCATCGCGACCTGATGGGAATTGCGCTTTACAAGAATGTTTCAGGAAAGATTTATGCAATCGTTGGCCGGAAATCCGGCCCTACGGATGGCACTTATTTGTGGCAATATTTGCTGGAAGACAATGGTAAGGGTATCGTGAAGGCGACATTGGTCCGGAAATTCGGTGCTTACAGCGGGCTGAAAGAGATCGAGGCCATAGCGGTGGATGATAAGTTGGGCTATGTATATTATTCCGATGAAGGCAAAGGCGTGCGGAAATACTACGCCGATCCCGAAAAGGGCAATGCAGAGCTGGCGTTGTTTGCAACAACCGGGTTTACCGAAGACCATGAAGGCATATCCATTTATGCGCTTACGGACAGCACTGGCTACATTCTCGTTTCGGATCAGGGAGCCAACAGTTTCCAGATCTTCCCACGTGAAGGAGATGCCGATGATGCTAACAAGCACACCCTTTTGAAAAAAATCACTGTGCTCGCAAACAAAAGCGATGGTTCTGAAACAGTTTCCGTTCCATTGAATGCCGATTTCCCAAAAGGACTCTTCGTTGTCATGAGCGATGATAAGACCTTCCACCTGTATCGCTGGGAAGATATTGCCGGCAGCACGCTTCTGAAAATAAAGTGA
- a CDS encoding right-handed parallel beta-helix repeat-containing protein, whose translation MKNTILAAGLAIFALASCSDDDTEPTPVVPPVVEESVSGEVSGVWTKGGTYKITGHIQVPAGKSLTIEEGVTVLFSDSVVKPEVVVLGNLYSLGTAAAPVKFTVPDAWKTPGNQFGNLWGGLVAGPNTTELVLSNTILEYGGAVTTEESPSVKAGLYKAEAGEHVPVAYFMNINGKFIVVNSTIRNFNEDGFYIEGGKVIIANNMFYTTGVSGGDAINIKSGVQADVAFNVVYSPNTNALKLSNSGERTPQAYVVGYNNTIVNAGWRRPTTKGGSIWVESGVRADLYNNLLANDRYGIKRDAGDPEDARSVIANTFYYGADQTTTNQFQPSAEIVKGANDLISAKAGENDPKFVNYPLTTAMNNAAFNMQWDFHLQAGSPALGKGKTDFTRLYAEGLLVNGVTYKSPAPASFAGAFGTK comes from the coding sequence ATGAAAAACACAATTCTGGCGGCGGGTTTAGCCATTTTCGCGCTGGCCAGCTGCAGTGATGATGATACGGAGCCTACGCCCGTTGTTCCGCCGGTTGTTGAAGAATCGGTTTCGGGCGAAGTTTCCGGTGTCTGGACCAAAGGCGGCACATATAAAATAACCGGGCACATTCAGGTCCCCGCAGGTAAGTCGCTGACCATTGAGGAAGGCGTCACGGTGTTGTTCAGCGACTCGGTTGTGAAACCCGAAGTAGTTGTGCTGGGTAACCTGTATAGCCTGGGTACGGCGGCGGCGCCCGTCAAATTTACGGTTCCCGATGCCTGGAAAACGCCGGGTAATCAATTCGGAAATCTTTGGGGCGGACTGGTTGCCGGACCCAACACGACCGAGCTGGTCCTGAGTAACACAATTCTCGAATACGGCGGTGCAGTAACGACAGAAGAGTCTCCATCCGTAAAAGCAGGACTTTACAAAGCCGAAGCTGGCGAGCACGTTCCGGTGGCTTATTTTATGAATATCAATGGTAAATTCATTGTTGTCAACAGCACGATCCGCAATTTCAACGAGGACGGATTTTACATTGAAGGAGGAAAAGTGATCATTGCCAATAACATGTTCTATACCACGGGCGTATCGGGCGGTGATGCGATCAATATCAAGTCCGGGGTGCAGGCAGATGTTGCTTTCAATGTCGTGTATAGTCCCAATACCAATGCATTGAAACTTTCAAACTCTGGTGAGCGCACGCCGCAGGCTTATGTTGTGGGCTATAACAACACGATTGTGAATGCAGGCTGGAGAAGGCCTACCACCAAAGGCGGGTCGATCTGGGTGGAATCGGGTGTTCGGGCGGATTTGTACAATAACCTGCTTGCCAACGACCGCTACGGCATCAAACGCGACGCGGGCGATCCGGAAGATGCGCGTTCGGTAATTGCGAACACATTCTACTACGGTGCAGACCAGACTACAACCAATCAGTTTCAGCCATCGGCCGAGATCGTGAAGGGAGCGAATGACCTTATCTCCGCAAAAGCCGGTGAGAATGATCCTAAGTTTGTGAACTATCCACTGACCACAGCCATGAACAACGCGGCGTTCAACATGCAGTGGGACTTTCATTTGCAGGCAGGTTCGCCTGCATTGGGCAAAGGAAAAACCGATTTTACCCGCTTGTACGCAGAGGGGCTGCTTGTGAACGGTGTTACTTACAAATCTCCCGCGCCAGCGAGCTTTGCCGGTGCATTTGGAACAAAATAA
- a CDS encoding TonB-dependent receptor, which produces MLIKIYTSLLLAMLSSSLLQAGTVKGKLLEAATGEPALGVVVMIEGTDFHDVSGLDGSFIIPNLQSGSYRLIVRHISYASTQKEFTIDANEVVQLDLLLQTASDHELHEIEVYGKKDGTSDQSARSLERNAGQVMNIVSGKSIEISPDLTVANVIQRISGVTIERNSNGDGQHAILRGMDKRYNYTLVNGVKIPSPDNKYRYVPLDIFPSDLLDRLEVYKGLTPSMEGDAVGGAINMVMKDAPDHFTVSGTISTGYNELFLRRNFMGYDFKNIQSKSPYERGGNQYNATPQDFTKAPVDYSSKSPLPNLLGSLAIGNRFLNNKLGVLLAGSYQNTFRGSNSLFFNSESVDTLRGETLTNMSERQYSEQQTRYGLHSKMDYRINDKHKIQFYNAWMSLTNVQVRDVKSTQLTIGGYDPVLGNATLGYTTRSRLTRQRILNSTLQGKHQLTGRFAVQWSAVYSKATNEVPDNANVPLLGIRENFIEKRTTAGDATRRWEHNTDRDWSGYLNFTYAWPIGNVRTEWSAGGLYRDKARSNFYNNYQLRPSRPFDQFGTDFTDYTQIGWVVQNPRGSVASALNYDASEQIKAGYLQFKAGTETLEVLGGVRVEATDQGYKMLFPIGEERPEGKQVYTDVLPSIHFKYKTRENVNLRASYFRSLNRPGFFEIVPYRIVQEEYQERGNADLKRAIADNIDLRYELFPKPAEQLMVGLFYKHIKDPIEYTLQRDANRGQDIYYAPGNFGNATNYGLEVDYIKYFRLIGIKANYTYTHSQITTPKSKRIRDAKGDLATISVDQTRPLYGQSAHVGNLSVLLKDADRGIDAQLAGSYTGDRINTVAQFLDNDLWQKGFVQLDASLEKTFKNGLGIFIKANNLLNTPMEVYMKTRSPKNEGAPGQDLSEGTLIRRDFYQRSYLLGARIKF; this is translated from the coding sequence ATGCTGATAAAGATTTACACATCCCTGTTGCTTGCAATGCTCTCCTCGTCACTCTTGCAGGCAGGAACTGTTAAAGGAAAATTACTGGAAGCCGCAACCGGCGAACCCGCATTGGGCGTGGTTGTGATGATTGAAGGAACAGACTTTCATGATGTATCCGGCCTGGACGGATCTTTTATAATTCCAAACCTGCAAAGCGGTTCCTACCGGCTCATTGTCCGGCATATTTCCTATGCCTCAACCCAGAAGGAATTTACAATTGATGCCAATGAAGTCGTGCAGCTGGACCTGTTACTGCAAACGGCGAGCGATCACGAACTGCATGAAATTGAGGTTTATGGAAAGAAAGACGGGACAAGCGATCAGTCGGCCAGGTCGCTGGAACGCAATGCAGGGCAAGTAATGAACATTGTCTCCGGCAAGTCGATCGAGATTTCGCCGGATCTGACCGTGGCCAATGTGATCCAGCGGATTTCAGGGGTTACCATTGAGCGCAACAGCAATGGTGACGGCCAGCATGCGATCCTGAGAGGCATGGATAAACGTTACAATTATACACTGGTAAACGGGGTGAAAATCCCGAGCCCGGATAACAAATACCGTTATGTGCCGCTGGACATTTTCCCGTCGGATCTGCTGGACAGACTGGAAGTGTACAAAGGATTGACGCCTTCGATGGAGGGCGATGCCGTAGGCGGGGCCATTAATATGGTCATGAAAGATGCGCCCGACCATTTCACTGTTTCCGGCACCATTTCCACGGGTTACAATGAGCTTTTTCTGAGACGTAATTTTATGGGTTACGATTTCAAAAACATTCAATCCAAATCTCCTTACGAGCGGGGTGGAAACCAGTATAATGCCACTCCACAGGATTTTACGAAAGCTCCGGTTGATTATTCTTCTAAATCCCCGCTTCCGAATCTGCTCGGCAGCCTGGCCATCGGAAACCGTTTTCTGAACAATAAGCTGGGGGTTTTGTTGGCGGGCAGCTATCAGAATACATTCCGCGGAAGCAACAGCCTTTTCTTTAATTCCGAAAGTGTGGATACGCTTCGTGGCGAAACGCTTACAAATATGAGCGAGCGGCAATATTCGGAGCAGCAGACGCGCTATGGCCTGCATTCCAAGATGGATTACCGCATTAATGACAAACACAAGATCCAGTTTTACAATGCATGGATGAGCCTTACCAATGTGCAGGTCCGGGATGTGAAATCGACGCAGCTGACCATTGGCGGTTACGATCCTGTGCTGGGCAATGCAACACTCGGTTATACCACGCGATCGAGGCTGACCAGGCAGCGGATTCTGAACAGTACGCTGCAAGGCAAGCATCAGCTCACAGGCCGTTTTGCCGTGCAATGGTCGGCGGTTTATTCCAAGGCAACCAATGAAGTGCCCGATAATGCCAATGTGCCTTTGCTGGGAATTCGTGAGAATTTTATTGAAAAACGGACGACGGCAGGAGACGCTACGAGGCGGTGGGAACACAACACGGATCGCGACTGGTCAGGATATCTGAATTTCACTTACGCATGGCCCATAGGCAATGTCCGGACCGAATGGTCGGCCGGCGGACTATATCGTGATAAAGCCAGAAGCAATTTTTACAACAATTACCAACTGCGGCCATCGCGCCCATTTGACCAGTTCGGAACCGATTTTACGGATTACACCCAGATCGGATGGGTTGTACAAAACCCGAGAGGGTCCGTTGCGTCCGCATTGAACTATGATGCAAGCGAGCAGATCAAGGCGGGTTATCTCCAATTTAAAGCAGGCACGGAGACACTGGAAGTGCTTGGCGGCGTCAGGGTGGAAGCAACGGACCAGGGTTATAAGATGCTTTTCCCGATCGGGGAGGAGCGCCCGGAAGGCAAGCAGGTTTACACCGACGTGTTGCCGAGCATTCATTTTAAATACAAAACCCGGGAAAATGTAAATCTCAGGGCCTCCTATTTCAGGTCGCTCAACCGCCCCGGCTTTTTCGAAATCGTTCCATATCGCATTGTGCAGGAAGAATATCAGGAACGCGGAAATGCAGATCTGAAAAGGGCAATAGCCGACAACATTGACCTGCGTTATGAGCTTTTTCCAAAGCCTGCGGAGCAACTGATGGTTGGGTTGTTTTACAAACACATCAAAGACCCGATTGAATACACCCTGCAACGCGATGCAAACCGGGGCCAGGACATTTACTATGCGCCCGGAAACTTTGGAAATGCAACCAATTACGGTCTGGAAGTGGATTATATCAAATATTTCAGGCTCATAGGCATCAAGGCGAACTACACTTATACGCATTCACAGATCACCACCCCGAAATCGAAACGCATCAGGGATGCCAAAGGCGATCTGGCAACGATCAGCGTAGACCAGACCCGTCCGCTCTATGGCCAGTCGGCGCATGTAGGAAATCTGTCGGTGCTGTTAAAGGATGCCGATCGCGGCATCGATGCGCAACTCGCAGGCTCGTATACGGGTGACCGTATCAATACAGTGGCGCAGTTTCTGGACAATGATCTTTGGCAAAAGGGCTTCGTACAATTGGATGCTTCTCTGGAGAAAACCTTCAAAAACGGTTTAGGAATATTTATCAAAGCCAATAATCTGCTCAACACACCTATGGAAGTGTATATGAAAACGCGGAGTCCGAAGAATGAAGGTGCGCCGGGCCAGGACCTGAGCGAGGGTACATTAATCAGAAGGGATTTTTACCAACGATCCTATTTGCTGGGAGCAAGAATCAAATTTTAA